The following is a genomic window from Branchiostoma lanceolatum isolate klBraLanc5 chromosome 10, klBraLanc5.hap2, whole genome shotgun sequence.
GTAGAGATTCTGATAACTCTATTTGTCAGCATTTGAGACCATACATGAACACCAGTATGTTTAATATTCCATCTTAAAAATCTTAATAATGCACTTTCTGTGTCAACTGTAAGTCTACAGAACATCATATCAAATAATGGCATATATGTAGACTTTAAAACTCATTTTCATACAGACTTAAACTACACAAACTTTTTATTCTAAGCATAAGATTTTGGGGATAAGATTTGTGTCAACTCAACAGTTTCTGAAATTATCAAGACTCATTCCCAAGTCCTATCGCCCATTCAAACATGTCCAGAGTTAGACATTTAAATTATCTATCCCTCATTAGCATGACTGTTGCCAAGTGACTCCCACAGCCAAATGTCACCAGTGACAAgatatttttcaaacaaaaggACCGTCATTCTTGGATGGTGGATACATATCATAGTTTAGGACAATTATTAACGCTATCTATAAACATTCAAGAAACAATTGTTCATCTGAGTTGCCAATTGGACATTTCTGTGAAATTCGTTTTTGTGGATTCCTCATACTGTTTGTAGCATCACACATGCAAAATGTATGGGGGAGTAGTATCACCTCACCAAGTATCCAGTTTTATTCATAGTACACAATTTTCCCACCTTGACTATAGTCTGTGTCCATGTCTTGCACCACATGCTAATTTACATCTTACACTGTCTCAGAACAAGGTAGCCTTAATATCACTCTTATCCATCCCCACCCTTCCCTTTAATATATATTTACTGTGGTTGTTCCCTCCAATATCCATCCATTTGTATCAGCTTTGAGTACACATTGAACTATCAGTATCGTTTCTTCGAATTCTAGCAAATTGTTAACATTCTTAAAGTGAGTTAAAGCCATTTTCATGCAGTGCAGTTGCTTAGTATATCTACTTTACCTGACACAAGATTACAATGTTGACAGGGGTGACCATTTAGCATGTGACAGAATTGGGTGGTCACATGATCAAATCCATGCCCATATTTGGCATTGCCATGAAGATGTTGCATGATGGGATAATTATAGCCACTTTCTATTGGATACTACGACACCAGCCTAAAGCTAACAGATGATTGGTTAAAGTAGCGCTTCTACGTTGATTTCCAGAGCTGCACATGGATTGTTGAGTTCAAACTTGGTGATGACATCGGGGTGTAGAACTCCCAACTTTCCCACGACCTGAGCTTTCACCACGACCTCCGCACAGCGCCCAGGGAAGAAGGTGGGATCTGGAGGGAGGATAAACAGTTTTGAACAACAAAGCTTCTGTATCAGTTTAACTTCATCTATAACTACTGTACTTTATTTTCAGATCTGATGGAAAATTGTTTGGAACTGAAAATTTGTTTCCTGCTTTGATATTTGGAACACTTGATTAGTGGTATGCGATTTCATGCAACAGTTGAACAAGATTTTAGTGCAGAAATTAGAACTCATTGCAAACTTGAAATGATTGCAACAGTtggaaaatatgatataaaaaattGCTATGATAGTTAAGTATACACTTTAAGGATTAATAATTTCCGAATGTCAAATAAAAGGCCTAGAGTCCAGGACTGACCGTCAGCTGCCCTGATGAAGTAGCCGTTCCCCTCCTTACTGTAGGGAACCTCCAACAGCTGCATGAACCTGTCCAACAGGCCGTGGATGATCTCAAACCCGGGGTTCTTGTTGTAGTACACCGCACAGAAGTGGCGCTCATTCTTCGCACAAACATCTATGCCAAAGTAGGAAGAGTTACGGAATAGTAATAGGCCTGGTtatcataacgttacatcagtaccaaatatctacatgtagtatattcaGTTAATGCAGCTACATAGTTTTCTATTGTAAAATCAAATTTCTGGGTCTGTACTTTTGAAATTCACACTGTTAacactaggtacatgtataatttcaCATTTATTGTGTCTTTTTGTTACTTCACAATGTCTAAAAATAGACCAatcttgactgtccatcacagttAGTTTATGTAGTTCAGCTAATGACAGCATAGCAACTAGCcatttgaccaatgagagagtggctgcatgtctgtcacatatttgcattttcatctttttatgttgcatttctacattttgatggAGGTATGTGGagctatgggattggtctattggACGAGATTGTGGCAAAGTATGAGGAAATGGGAAAAAAGTGTGACAGAAAATGGTTAAAAAAAGGAacttgtagagggggtatctaacAAACCTTTGTCCTTGTCCTGTAGGATAATATCTGAGATCTCAAACAGTTTCATGGGGAGGGGCATCTTCTTGTTGGAGGCAATGGTCTTCAGAATGCCTGGCAGCAGTGTTGTTCTAGCAATctgtaaccatagcaacagtTATTGTAGTTACTGGTGGTAACTTCATTGTGCAACTAGAGTCATAATCTGTTAAACTATTATTTGTGTGGAGCAATCTTTATATGGTGTCTAAACACTACACATGATGTTGACAGGTAAGTTGTGAGTATTTAAAATGTAAACTATTCTTTTCAGTGAGGGAAAATTTGTATGTCTTACCTGAAATTCCAGGGTTTTGGGGTTTGCGATGTGGACAGCACCAGAGGACTCAATGTCTTTGTTCAGTTTCCCTGCTACATCATCTCTAGAACACTGGAAGGTAACACAGAATCCCTATTACAAGCAACTAACAACCATGTTATTTCaaataaaatatatcatttgtGTATTCAATTTGATACATAATGGAAAGGACTTTATTTCTTTTACAAATGAGAATAACTAACTTTCAGAGAACCAGAAAAATATGCCCATACATGAAGATATCCAACTAATCATCTACATCACAAAAACCTTAACTGTacatcaatttttttgtgtgtactttACTTGTAGATCAAATATGTAACACGCCTTTTGATTGGTCAGTAATGGTCACCCATCAATTAATGTAACAATGTTAATATTGCCTTACCAATGAGAAGGACAGAACCTCTGTGAAGCCTGCAGCTGCGATGTCTTGTCtcaggaggtcagtgaccttaTTTAGTCCAAACTCAAAACACAAAAGATGAAGACAAATTGAGTCCAGTATAAAAAAGGTTGTGTACACTGACAGTATTATAGTGCTTTGCATGCCTATAGTAACacttctgtatacatgtaacttactATCAGTGATGTTTCTGCTTGGGCAAGAATTTATTAGGACCATTTCTAATAGAACAATTCTATCACCTGCTGGGCTCTTCCTGGCctttctaaatacatgtaatctTCAAATGCAACAAACAACATTGTTTTTATCTTTGTATACATAGCAGGTATGTTATATAGTAGAGTACTACTGATTTTTTAAAGACTTGCCTGGTCTCCTATGGTGTTGGTTTTAGGGATGGTCCTCTGGATGTTGTTGTAGCCGAATCCTATAGCCACATCCTCCATGATATCACAGGCATGGATGATATGTGAGGATGGTtaaggaaacacaaacagctTAATTTAAAAGGTTTTTGGTTGACAATGGTTAATGTCATAGAAACTTTTGTAGTTGGTCTTAGAAGTGTGTTCATTCAACTATGACCAGTTCTTTAGCCCCTTTTCACCTGACATTCGATATACATACTTTCAAATAATTTGTGACCAAAAAGGATATCATATCTGGTGGGTGGGATCTCGACTTTGACCTTTGACTCTTCAATGACCTCTGATGACAAACACATCCTGGTCAGCAGTTTGGCTATGGACTCAGGACTCTCGCTAGAAAAAGTGTAACAAATGTCAGTAAGATAGAGCACAGGTTACCAATgatacgtttattgcaaattcatgcccataGGCGCCAAAAAGCTGACAACGATTAATGACGATGCACAGACATTAAGTGAAACATAAGGCGTATACATGTGACACAAGTGACGAAAATTTAACTAttttgctagtctacaataagtttctaacCTGTATATTATCCACTAACAGAACAATACTGTAAAGTCAACAAAGATAGGTTAGAGTTAAccattcaacaaaacaaaatgaaacagataaggccacaccaatttaatttcttggttaacggaatttacaaaaaaaatgctagattggaaaatcaacaggaaaacagaatctcagaggatagtttgtactttggtgcacacagtctCAGGCAGTGAACagggccaggtgcaagttttcacccaagcCTTTTGTTTCACTGATGTTCTTGTGTtaaattttaccaaaaaaatccattaaccaagaaattaaattggtgtggcctaagtagaAAATAAAGAGGTTCTAGatggaacctccttggtagaaatGACCAACCTTATTCCCACACTTTTGTTGATCCAGGCGACATCAACAATCTCCTCTCTGTAGGGAAGAGCCTagtgaaataaagtagaatgtttAGAGAGGGAAAGAAGGTTCTGCCCTTGAGGTAAGGCCAAAAAAGTGAATGTTGACAACCTctggtcagaaaaaaaaacatgcatatgaattacatgttatgtatgGTAcactgaaataatttttttgacTGAACACAGTGTACAAAGAaaagtatactacatgtatatgatgtatatTTGTAAGATTAGTATAAGAAAGCATGTTTTTCCCTAACATCAGCAGCAAACTGCTAAAGCtgataacaaggaaataaaataCATGCTAAGACTTAGATTATTGGTCTTTTGCATAAATGCTGCATTTTTCAAAGAGGCATATTGTGTACTTACAGGATATGTGAGCTTGGTACCATCTGGTGTAATTACCTCCCCAGCCTCCACTCTGTAAAGAGGTAAAACAAAGACGGAAATTAGAAATCTTTAAATAAAAGATTCTTAAAAAGAAACCAGTAATTTGGGATTTCATGATATTTCACTATTTCAAAGGCCATACAAAATCAGTCTGATTGAACTCACGTGAACGGTGTCTGGCAGTACTCTGAGAATATGGTGACCAGGGAGTCCAGCACCATCTTAGCTTTGTGCAGGTCGGTGGCTGTACACTCGATGAAAATGTTCTTGGTGTTCAGGGTAATCTTTGAATGCTCCCCTAAGGAAATCACAAGATGTAGAATCTTAGAAGTGATGTAGgtcaaaagaatgaaaaaaataacagtTTCAAATTGTATTGAGATAATCTCAGTCAAAGAATAGTTTCCTCAAATATATCAGAAACCGCatgatttacaaaatgaaaaattgttgCCTGCTTGCAACATTTAAATCATAACTGTTATACTCAAGAACCTTTGACCTCAAGTAACTACAATGTTAAAAgtacaatttcagtaatttcAATATTGGAATTTAATCAGTTTTTACAATACATGAAACTGAACACTACATGCTACTACCCTGTATTGGTAGAAATGGTATCTTCCTTACCATTGATAATAGGTGGCATGGACAGGACCACACCATTCTGGTCATAGATGACGGGGTACACAGGCTTGTCTTCGATAATGTGCAGGAAGTGCTTCAGGTGACTGTCAGACTACAGGACAAAGgagaaaagaaaaattacaaacataGACTTATAACTGTGGTCTTTGCTTGTGAAGAGCTTCTAGCTATAACTTCAATCTATAGTTTGATTTCAGTATATATTCTGCTTACCAAGTCTTGTACAttatacatgactttgtatatcAATAGAAAAACCATGAGTACAATGTTGAAAAATGAGGAATTAATGCCTACAGGAAAGAGAAGAAACCCTCTGACCAACCTTGTATAATTGCATGAGTTCCACAGCGGTGTACTCCTTGGTCTGGTTGAGAGgcttgaacttgatctctgccGGTGGCTTTGCGTTGTAGATGAAGGGGCCTTGGACAGTGTCAAGGTCATGGGTTCCTATGGCAACCAGGCTTCTC
Proteins encoded in this region:
- the LOC136444084 gene encoding phenylalanine--tRNA ligase beta subunit-like — protein: MPTIGVNRDLLFERLGRTYTEEEFDELMFDYGLELDEVTSEKAMLEKEQGVTAQGASEAIIYRIEIPANRYDLLCLEGLVRALLVFQEKQEAPRYKAIPPTSGNSQQLIIQEATAQVRPHAVCAVLQGVNFTQAMYQSFIDLQDKLHQNLCRKRSLVAIGTHDLDTVQGPFIYNAKPPAEIKFKPLNQTKEYTAVELMQLYKSDSHLKHFLHIIEDKPVYPVIYDQNGVVLSMPPIINGEHSKITLNTKNIFIECTATDLHKAKMVLDSLVTIFSEYCQTPFTVEAGEVITPDGTKLTYPALPYREEIVDVAWINKSVGISESPESIAKLLTRMCLSSEVIEESKVKVEIPPTRYDIIHACDIMEDVAIGFGYNNIQRTIPKTNTIGDQFGLNKVTDLLRQDIAAAGFTEVLSFSLCSRDDVAGKLNKDIESSGAVHIANPKTLEFQIARTTLLPGILKTIASNKKMPLPMKLFEISDIILQDKDKDVCAKNERHFCAVYYNKNPGFEIIHGLLDRFMQLLEVPYSKEGNGYFIRAADDPTFFPGRCAEVVVKAQVVGKLGVLHPDVITKFELNNPCAALEINVEALL